A stretch of the Geovibrio thiophilus genome encodes the following:
- the aroB gene encoding 3-dehydroquinate synthase — MRRIRVELEKRIDESYDIHLSADFIEEMLTRCDDGFFLADSAVYAFYEELFQGRKTFVLETSEKSKSMESFIKVLEFLHDNGCRRDGKLIAVGGGITGDLGGFAAASYMRGIDYVQVPTTLLSMVDSSVGGKTGINFLSSKNNVGAFHQPQAVYIDTDFLRTLDDEEYLNGLAEVIKYGALFSAVFFDMLLEKRDAVLERKADVLLEIISECCRMKAEVVKEDEKEQGVRKLLNFGHTFGHAIETDSGFAVKHGFAVAAGMYLENLFGLRQGYCSEESVNRLGEVLDAYGFEKEYKIKDTDVFFSALSADKKADKKGLTIVFAPEIGKGEWISGIKPGLIKDFFG; from the coding sequence ATGCGTAGGATTCGTGTCGAGCTGGAGAAGCGGATTGATGAATCATACGACATTCATCTGTCTGCGGATTTTATAGAAGAGATGCTCACCCGCTGTGATGACGGGTTCTTTCTGGCGGACTCCGCGGTTTACGCATTTTATGAGGAACTTTTTCAGGGACGGAAGACCTTCGTCCTTGAAACTTCTGAAAAAAGCAAAAGCATGGAATCATTCATAAAGGTGCTTGAGTTTCTCCACGATAACGGATGCCGGAGAGACGGAAAGCTGATAGCCGTCGGCGGCGGCATAACAGGGGATCTGGGCGGATTCGCCGCAGCGTCTTATATGCGCGGGATAGATTATGTTCAGGTTCCCACCACGCTTCTCTCCATGGTTGACTCATCCGTCGGCGGGAAGACAGGGATCAATTTCCTCTCCTCCAAGAACAATGTAGGCGCCTTCCATCAGCCGCAGGCGGTTTATATTGATACAGACTTTCTCCGAACCCTTGATGACGAGGAATACCTTAACGGGCTTGCCGAGGTGATAAAATATGGCGCACTTTTCAGCGCGGTTTTCTTCGATATGCTTCTGGAAAAAAGGGATGCCGTGCTTGAGAGAAAGGCGGATGTGCTTCTTGAGATAATCTCCGAGTGCTGCCGCATGAAGGCGGAAGTGGTTAAGGAGGATGAGAAGGAGCAGGGAGTGCGCAAGCTCCTGAACTTCGGGCATACCTTCGGTCATGCCATTGAAACGGATTCGGGCTTCGCCGTTAAGCACGGTTTCGCCGTGGCCGCGGGCATGTATCTGGAAAATCTGTTCGGACTCAGGCAGGGCTACTGCTCAGAGGAGTCCGTGAACCGTCTGGGAGAAGTTCTTGACGCGTACGGTTTTGAAAAGGAATATAAAATAAAAGATACGGATGTATTTTTTTCTGCCCTGTCCGCAGACAAAAAGGCGGATAAAAAAGGGCTGACAATCGTTTTTGCGCCCGAAATCGGCAAGGGCGAATGGATAAGCGGAATAAAACCCGGGCTTATAAAGGATTTCTTCGGCTGA
- a CDS encoding septal ring lytic transglycosylase RlpA family protein: MGLRKSLGVFLILTCVSCATVQPEPPSASLNMPDDDIKPFVDSPVLPEAQKKTPEPVEEPPALRFPDTVFAAPAEEPGTPSADESVEKDHRIPPDTKMTGAVYDKPYVVRGETYHRLKYVETFEQEGIASWYGGPDHGRDTSNGETYNMYAMTAAHKNLPMGSMVEVENLSDGRKVTVRVNDRGPHVEGRIIDLSKKAANEIGIKDKGLGKVKIRLLAPAGEKSADDFAPDAPNMAYAGTVKALFAVQIASFTDKEQADALANTFGNGKVERASVRGTTYFRVKIGGFESREAAEAQKSKMTSRYPKAFVVTE; the protein is encoded by the coding sequence ATGGGGCTTAGAAAGAGTCTTGGTGTTTTCCTTATTCTCACATGCGTATCCTGCGCAACAGTGCAGCCGGAGCCGCCTTCGGCTTCGCTTAATATGCCTGATGACGACATAAAGCCGTTTGTGGATTCTCCGGTTCTGCCAGAGGCGCAAAAGAAAACGCCCGAACCGGTTGAGGAGCCCCCGGCACTGAGGTTTCCCGACACAGTGTTCGCGGCACCCGCGGAAGAGCCCGGAACTCCTTCTGCCGATGAGTCTGTTGAGAAGGATCACCGGATACCCCCTGATACGAAAATGACAGGCGCAGTTTATGATAAGCCGTATGTTGTTCGCGGTGAGACCTACCACAGGCTGAAATATGTGGAAACCTTCGAGCAGGAAGGCATCGCAAGCTGGTACGGCGGTCCCGACCACGGACGGGATACCTCTAACGGTGAAACATACAACATGTACGCCATGACCGCAGCCCACAAAAACCTGCCCATGGGCAGCATGGTTGAGGTGGAAAACCTCTCCGACGGACGCAAAGTTACGGTAAGAGTAAACGACAGAGGTCCCCATGTGGAAGGAAGAATAATCGACCTTTCAAAAAAGGCGGCTAATGAAATAGGCATAAAAGACAAAGGGCTAGGAAAAGTCAAAATCAGGCTCCTTGCACCTGCCGGAGAAAAAAGCGCTGACGACTTCGCGCCGGATGCGCCCAATATGGCATACGCAGGAACAGTGAAAGCGCTCTTTGCCGTGCAGATAGCCTCTTTCACCGATAAGGAGCAGGCGGACGCGCTGGCGAACACATTCGGCAACGGAAAGGTGGAACGTGCCAGTGTGAGAGGCACAACCTACTTCCGTGTAAAAATCGGCGGATTTGAAAGCAGAGAAGCGGCGGAAGCCCAGAAATCAAAAATGACCTCCCGATACCCCAAGGCATTTGTGGTGACGGAGTAA
- a CDS encoding transglycosylase domain-containing protein, which produces MRLLRFFGGLIVLVAILWYGVLNFYRGEMMFFDHYLPRDFPFPNQSRHGKSFTVYDSAGNLLEQRTFLRSEPFTPEETELFRDWFRVLDLEVDGYPLPKEEIDLFFMDFMGIETEAVKSRIVNLYADRLLEGTPVTGVRLRLLRYLTADRLLKSAGFPALYAAYADNIVIGDDTYGIKAASQTFFNRSIHRANQKEKAFLFTMLKDYSLYDPIENFAATERRANIYLHFLYQRGILEREEYLHARDYRLILNMAKDPEPQEIEYLRAVAEELKALGVEAGEPCEVHTYFDAEKTEMLRSTVAEYMKTQENGLQSAFVLLDVEKGGIVAMTGAREGKSLKRAYYSRRQTGSTFKPIVYASAFDSGAKPTDFVNDRRHVYKLGRGSYSPRNFEEFYMGNIPVRKGLVYSLNNATIQLAVKTGLNRVAENAVNMGMKADVRPYLAMPLGIFAVTPANLAQVYGTLADYGVYRERGLIEKVKFPDGRVINPGAEQTRVLDEKAAFQTLYIMQDVPRIGTAKGKGLMKGTAAKTGTTDEYRDAWVAAVFPPYVAVVWVGYDTNRSMGEKGTGGTKAAPLAAAVQKKLFEPEHDVNFHVPEGVGFYKVSSADGRLITDKCSYKRGYTEALADDNLPEECVR; this is translated from the coding sequence GTGAGACTGTTAAGGTTTTTCGGCGGGCTGATTGTCCTTGTTGCCATACTCTGGTACGGAGTCCTTAACTTTTACAGGGGAGAGATGATGTTTTTTGATCATTATCTTCCGCGTGATTTCCCTTTTCCCAATCAGAGCAGGCATGGAAAATCGTTCACTGTGTATGACTCCGCCGGAAATCTCCTTGAGCAGAGAACCTTCCTGCGCAGCGAGCCCTTCACTCCGGAGGAAACGGAGCTTTTCAGAGACTGGTTCCGTGTGCTTGACCTTGAGGTGGACGGATACCCGCTTCCGAAGGAGGAGATAGACCTCTTCTTCATGGATTTCATGGGAATTGAAACGGAAGCGGTGAAAAGCCGCATAGTGAATCTCTATGCGGACAGACTTCTGGAGGGCACACCTGTGACAGGCGTGAGGCTGAGGCTTCTGCGCTACCTCACTGCGGACAGGCTGCTGAAATCCGCCGGATTTCCCGCCCTTTACGCCGCCTATGCCGATAATATAGTCATAGGTGACGACACTTACGGAATCAAAGCAGCCTCTCAGACATTCTTCAACCGCAGCATTCACAGGGCAAACCAGAAGGAAAAAGCCTTTCTCTTCACCATGCTTAAGGATTACAGCCTGTATGACCCTATCGAAAATTTCGCCGCTACGGAAAGAAGGGCGAATATATATCTGCATTTTCTTTATCAGCGGGGGATACTTGAGCGGGAGGAATACCTTCACGCCAGAGACTACAGGCTCATCCTGAATATGGCGAAGGATCCGGAACCGCAGGAGATAGAGTATCTCAGAGCTGTGGCGGAGGAGCTTAAGGCGCTCGGTGTGGAAGCGGGGGAACCCTGCGAGGTTCATACGTATTTTGACGCGGAGAAAACCGAAATGCTCCGCAGTACTGTTGCCGAATACATGAAAACTCAGGAGAACGGACTGCAGTCCGCCTTTGTTCTGCTTGACGTGGAGAAAGGCGGCATAGTCGCCATGACGGGAGCGAGGGAAGGCAAAAGCCTAAAGAGGGCTTACTACAGCCGCAGGCAGACAGGCTCAACCTTCAAGCCTATAGTATACGCATCCGCCTTTGACAGCGGGGCAAAACCGACGGATTTCGTTAATGACCGAAGGCATGTATATAAACTCGGGCGGGGCAGCTACTCGCCGAGAAACTTTGAAGAATTTTATATGGGTAATATCCCCGTGCGCAAAGGGCTTGTCTATTCACTGAACAACGCCACGATTCAGCTTGCGGTGAAAACAGGACTTAACAGGGTCGCTGAAAACGCTGTGAACATGGGGATGAAGGCGGATGTCCGTCCGTATCTCGCAATGCCGCTGGGCATATTCGCAGTGACTCCGGCTAATCTTGCGCAGGTTTACGGAACACTGGCGGATTACGGAGTCTACCGTGAAAGGGGGCTCATCGAAAAAGTGAAGTTCCCTGACGGTCGGGTGATAAATCCCGGAGCGGAGCAGACAAGGGTTTTGGATGAGAAGGCGGCGTTTCAGACGCTTTACATTATGCAGGATGTGCCCCGAATTGGCACCGCCAAAGGCAAGGGGCTGATGAAAGGGACAGCCGCCAAGACCGGAACCACGGATGAATACCGTGACGCATGGGTGGCGGCGGTGTTTCCGCCGTATGTCGCCGTTGTCTGGGTCGGTTATGATACAAACAGAAGCATGGGAGAGAAGGGAACAGGGGGAACAAAGGCTGCGCCTCTTGCTGCCGCTGTTCAGAAAAAGCTTTTTGAACCGGAGCATGATGTTAATTTTCATGTACCTGAAGGCGTGGGGTTTTATAAGGTCTCCTCTGCGGACGGCAGGCTGATAACGGATAAATGCTCCTACAAAAGGGGCTACACCGAGGCTCTGGCGGATGATAACCTGCCGGAGGAATGCGTCAGATAA
- a CDS encoding STT3 domain-containing protein: MKIDIDFFKGGAAKGLGITAIALALVFVVSAGLRYIQLERWREHREYYFVDKMPQMTTLDSYKWLRYADEYKKGSYYPSDDDRLMFYPDVKPKHEKIPMLSWLIAKLSVFSDGNTYRTAVYLLPFLASLFIIPLGMYFYFTGIIPAGIAGGIAGSLGITYLVRSSIGRVDTDSMNLFFPFLSSLFILLAVEGKSSGRLFVHSALAGLSMWLFHWWYEHPGITLAYLGVFVLSLLVSRVNIRNAAVAVLLFVLFANPLHIYSGIHHIFDFIKVYITPTGSIVAGFPDVYATITEAKRTEIGRVLVTLTPVKLLSIAGLAFFVICGIFNFRKMLPLAPVFVLGLLVFKSSNRFGMFLAPFAGIGIGYAIFLLGKAVEDRIRVREQIKTAALVCVTAAFMLLTYKSSFDFNPSPSIEVGIYKQIKELKKAAPSDAVIYSWWDYGLAYEYAGFTTFHDGMTQRTPKTYYIAKSLSSDNQEELYNTLAFLAAEGKTGIDRMLSEGKTPQDISAAAANNSLPVEDDKHVVLFTKDMLYKIGAISQLGTWDFETGKYTPFAVVNMRCTQKEGDVIICGEDRINLTTGLVNDALPLKSHTVTVNGKVFNSRKFPYSQGVHLVESRWESGFTDFMILDDKAFRSNLVQMFVIGNVDSSRFTEIFNAVPFMRAFVVNGR; encoded by the coding sequence ATGAAAATTGATATTGATTTTTTTAAGGGCGGCGCGGCAAAAGGGCTGGGAATAACTGCCATAGCTCTTGCCCTTGTGTTTGTTGTTTCGGCGGGGCTGCGCTATATCCAGCTTGAGAGATGGCGTGAGCACAGGGAATATTACTTTGTGGATAAAATGCCGCAGATGACCACCCTTGATTCGTACAAGTGGCTGCGGTACGCGGATGAATACAAGAAGGGAAGCTACTACCCGTCGGATGACGATCGTTTGATGTTTTATCCTGACGTTAAGCCCAAGCATGAGAAAATCCCCATGCTTAGCTGGCTTATCGCGAAGCTTTCCGTTTTTTCAGACGGAAATACTTACCGCACGGCGGTTTATCTTCTTCCGTTTCTGGCGTCTCTCTTCATAATTCCGCTGGGCATGTACTTTTATTTCACTGGAATAATACCGGCGGGGATTGCGGGCGGAATCGCCGGTTCTCTGGGTATTACGTATCTGGTGCGCTCATCTATAGGCAGAGTGGATACGGATTCGATGAATCTGTTTTTCCCTTTCCTTTCATCTCTGTTCATTCTCCTTGCCGTCGAAGGCAAGAGCTCCGGAAGGCTTTTTGTTCACTCCGCCCTTGCGGGGCTTTCGATGTGGCTGTTCCACTGGTGGTATGAGCATCCGGGGATAACACTGGCGTATCTGGGCGTATTCGTGCTTTCACTGCTGGTTTCAAGGGTGAATATCAGGAATGCCGCCGTTGCCGTTCTGCTGTTTGTTCTCTTTGCCAACCCTCTGCACATATATTCCGGCATTCACCATATTTTTGACTTCATTAAGGTTTATATAACCCCTACGGGGAGCATTGTAGCCGGCTTTCCCGATGTGTACGCCACAATAACCGAGGCGAAAAGAACGGAGATCGGCAGGGTTCTTGTGACTCTCACTCCGGTTAAGCTTCTTTCAATAGCCGGACTTGCCTTTTTTGTGATATGCGGAATATTCAATTTCAGGAAGATGCTTCCTCTGGCTCCTGTTTTTGTCTTAGGTCTTTTGGTTTTCAAAAGCTCAAACAGATTCGGAATGTTTCTGGCTCCTTTTGCGGGCATAGGCATAGGCTATGCGATATTTCTGCTGGGCAAAGCCGTTGAGGACAGGATCAGGGTAAGGGAGCAGATAAAAACCGCCGCGCTTGTATGTGTCACAGCGGCGTTTATGCTCCTCACCTACAAATCATCCTTCGATTTCAATCCCTCACCATCCATAGAGGTGGGCATCTATAAACAGATAAAAGAGCTTAAAAAGGCTGCTCCGTCAGACGCCGTAATCTATTCATGGTGGGATTACGGGCTTGCTTACGAGTATGCGGGGTTCACCACTTTCCACGACGGCATGACGCAGAGAACACCCAAGACGTATTATATCGCGAAATCCCTTTCCTCCGATAATCAGGAAGAGCTCTACAACACCCTTGCCTTTCTCGCTGCCGAAGGCAAAACAGGCATAGACAGGATGCTTTCCGAGGGCAAAACCCCGCAGGATATTTCTGCCGCTGCGGCAAACAACAGCCTGCCTGTTGAGGATGATAAGCATGTCGTGCTTTTCACAAAGGACATGCTCTATAAAATCGGCGCCATAAGCCAGCTGGGGACATGGGATTTTGAAACCGGCAAATATACCCCCTTCGCCGTGGTCAATATGCGCTGCACCCAGAAGGAAGGGGATGTGATAATCTGCGGTGAGGACAGGATAAACCTCACCACAGGGCTAGTGAACGACGCTCTTCCCCTGAAGAGCCACACTGTCACAGTCAACGGAAAGGTGTTCAATTCGCGGAAATTTCCGTACTCTCAGGGCGTGCATCTTGTAGAGAGTAGGTGGGAATCAGGTTTTACGGATTTCATGATTCTTGACGATAAAGCGTTCAGATCAAATCTGGTACAGATGTTTGTTATCGGCAATGTTGATAGCTCACGTTTTACCGAAATTTTCAACGCCGTGCCTTTTATGCGGGCTTTTGTGGTTAACGGACGCTGA
- the rdgB gene encoding RdgB/HAM1 family non-canonical purine NTP pyrophosphatase: MRLCVATKNAHKLKEIKEILSGLNVDVHSAYEFTENDFDVEETGTTFEENAAIKADALSALIEGYVIADDSGLCVDALGGEPGIYSARYAGVGAADAENNALLLKNTEKTADADRAARFVCAIALSKDGVTEKIFRGECEGVLGRTERGGNGFGYDPLLVMPDGRTLAEYAPEEKNRISHRFRALELLRKYLAEK; this comes from the coding sequence GTGAGACTCTGCGTAGCCACCAAGAATGCCCACAAGCTTAAGGAAATAAAAGAGATTTTAAGCGGGCTGAATGTTGATGTGCACTCAGCCTATGAATTTACGGAAAATGATTTCGACGTGGAAGAGACCGGAACAACATTCGAGGAAAACGCGGCGATTAAGGCGGACGCTCTTTCCGCTCTGATAGAAGGCTATGTCATTGCCGATGATTCCGGTCTGTGCGTGGATGCGCTTGGCGGTGAGCCGGGCATATACTCCGCGCGCTATGCCGGTGTCGGTGCCGCGGACGCGGAGAACAACGCTCTTCTGCTTAAAAATACGGAAAAAACAGCCGATGCCGACCGTGCGGCAAGATTCGTCTGCGCCATTGCGCTTTCCAAGGACGGTGTGACGGAGAAGATTTTCAGGGGCGAATGCGAGGGCGTGCTGGGCAGAACGGAAAGGGGAGGGAACGGCTTCGGCTATGACCCTCTTCTTGTAATGCCGGACGGACGGACTCTGGCGGAGTACGCGCCGGAGGAAAAAAACAGAATAAGCCACAGGTTCCGTGCTCTGGAGCTTTTGAGAAAATATCTGGCGGAAAAATAG
- a CDS encoding tetratricopeptide repeat protein, which produces MDEINRSKYLNDIEYFSRKLEDDPASKLFMPLSVALLKLNKYDDVIYYCAHGLEHFPELLGAKTVMAQAYMGKGKVEDAKGLLKQVILVNRFNYKANKLMGDIYRAEEDIARALEYYRKSYKISPEDRKLGDDIIELENLLEKGFEAADDIDLPDRDSELVEHMAKELADEVKDELSHDTYEDKELEENEIEKTLQEISERNTEDEDGFDMDDFGKEDFEEEIRENLLASVDEEIRGKEVQGDVVRLDEEDILSDFTAEKQADKKTADIDAPIELDDFAAEITKAEDDAIMSMIGDALSSFGSSSYGDEIIYDNKRDIIEDSESEEYFLTDDEPEAFPEEEPAAEAEPVQAEESVYAEEPVIEAEPEEAEEEPEPESVPETVAEEIPQPAQEPEPETTPDEPLSLPAQEPEPVKPEPKQLSPQEKLAEAKRMLIEAQVETLENTLACVLNKARKRKQTSKEEK; this is translated from the coding sequence ATGGACGAGATAAACCGTTCCAAATATCTTAATGACATAGAGTATTTCTCACGCAAGCTGGAGGATGATCCGGCTTCAAAGCTTTTTATGCCTCTTTCGGTTGCGCTCCTGAAACTCAATAAATATGATGATGTTATCTATTACTGCGCCCACGGGCTGGAGCATTTTCCGGAGCTTCTGGGGGCAAAAACCGTCATGGCTCAGGCTTACATGGGCAAAGGAAAGGTTGAGGACGCCAAAGGACTCCTGAAACAGGTGATACTGGTCAACCGCTTCAACTACAAAGCCAATAAGCTCATGGGCGATATTTACCGCGCGGAAGAAGACATCGCCCGTGCTCTGGAGTATTACCGCAAGTCCTATAAGATTTCGCCGGAGGACAGAAAACTCGGCGATGATATAATTGAGCTTGAAAACCTCCTTGAAAAAGGTTTTGAGGCGGCAGATGATATAGATCTCCCCGACAGGGACAGCGAGCTTGTGGAGCATATGGCGAAAGAGCTTGCAGATGAGGTGAAGGACGAGCTTTCACATGATACTTATGAAGACAAGGAACTGGAAGAGAATGAAATAGAAAAGACCTTGCAGGAGATCTCCGAGAGGAATACCGAGGATGAAGACGGGTTCGATATGGATGACTTCGGCAAGGAGGATTTTGAAGAGGAAATCAGAGAAAATCTTCTCGCCAGCGTGGATGAGGAGATAAGGGGCAAAGAGGTTCAGGGCGATGTAGTGCGTCTTGACGAAGAGGATATTCTCTCTGATTTTACCGCTGAAAAGCAGGCGGACAAAAAGACCGCCGACATTGACGCGCCCATAGAGCTTGACGATTTTGCCGCGGAGATAACAAAAGCCGAGGACGATGCGATCATGTCTATGATAGGGGACGCTCTTTCATCATTCGGCTCATCATCTTACGGCGATGAAATAATTTATGACAATAAAAGGGATATAATAGAGGACAGCGAGTCAGAGGAGTATTTTCTTACCGATGACGAACCGGAAGCATTTCCGGAGGAAGAACCCGCCGCTGAAGCTGAACCTGTGCAGGCTGAAGAGTCTGTGTATGCTGAAGAGCCCGTTATTGAGGCTGAACCGGAGGAAGCGGAAGAAGAGCCTGAGCCCGAATCCGTGCCTGAAACTGTGGCAGAGGAAATTCCCCAACCCGCGCAGGAGCCCGAGCCGGAGACTACGCCGGACGAACCCCTATCTTTGCCCGCACAGGAGCCTGAACCTGTTAAGCCTGAGCCAAAGCAGCTCTCCCCGCAGGAAAAGCTGGCGGAAGCAAAGAGAATGCTCATTGAGGCGCAGGTGGAAACACTGGAAAACACTCTTGCCTGTGTACTGAATAAAGCGAGGAAAAGAAAGCAAACCTCGAAGGAGGAAAAATGA
- the rph gene encoding ribonuclease PH has translation MRRHNRSNDSMREIRIAGDYIKHPAGSVLIEFGDTKVICTASFSEGVPPFLKGSGTGWVTGEYGMLPASTHTRNQREARKGKVDGRSQEISRLLGRALRASVDMSKLGENTIIIDCDVIQADGGTRTASITGGFVALQLAVNKMLAQGVLADNPVIQAVAAVSVGIIDGVPMLDLDYDEDSGAEVDLNLVAGADGKIVEIQGAAEKLAFGRDKLNELLDLGFHGLNALFAAQKKVIEL, from the coding sequence ATGCGCAGACATAACAGATCAAACGACAGTATGAGAGAGATAAGGATAGCCGGAGATTACATAAAGCATCCGGCGGGTTCCGTTCTGATAGAGTTCGGCGACACCAAGGTGATATGCACAGCGTCCTTCAGTGAGGGTGTGCCGCCTTTTCTGAAGGGTTCAGGCACAGGCTGGGTCACAGGTGAGTACGGCATGCTGCCCGCCTCCACACATACACGCAACCAGCGTGAGGCGAGGAAGGGCAAGGTGGACGGGCGTTCTCAGGAGATTTCCCGTCTTCTGGGCAGGGCGCTGAGGGCATCTGTTGATATGTCTAAGCTCGGCGAAAATACGATAATAATAGACTGCGATGTTATTCAGGCGGACGGCGGCACGAGAACGGCTTCCATAACAGGCGGATTTGTTGCGCTTCAGCTTGCGGTTAACAAGATGCTGGCGCAGGGCGTTCTGGCTGATAACCCCGTTATTCAGGCTGTGGCCGCGGTGAGCGTGGGGATAATAGACGGCGTGCCTATGCTTGACCTTGACTATGATGAGGATTCCGGCGCAGAGGTTGACCTGAACCTTGTTGCCGGTGCTGACGGCAAAATAGTGGAGATTCAGGGTGCTGCGGAGAAGCTTGCCTTCGGGCGGGATAAGCTGAATGAACTTCTTGATCTCGGATTTCACGGACTTAATGCCCTGTTTGCGGCGCAGAAGAAGGTGATTGAGCTGTGA
- a CDS encoding shikimate kinase, which yields MRKNIYLIGFMGTGKSTVGRLVAQKLGMEFCDTDAMVEEKSGMTISQIFDEMDEDAFRGMETDVLKEITERKNLVVSTGGGIVVTRGNMELMRSAGSLITLMASPEQIFDRIKDDKGRPLLQVANPLDEIKQLIYDRAPFYINTDCIVETTELSPEDAAEEIIRFVENA from the coding sequence ATGCGTAAAAACATATACTTAATCGGTTTCATGGGAACGGGGAAAAGCACCGTGGGCAGGCTTGTTGCACAGAAGCTCGGCATGGAGTTCTGCGATACGGACGCCATGGTGGAGGAAAAATCAGGGATGACAATATCTCAGATATTTGACGAGATGGACGAGGACGCCTTCCGCGGTATGGAGACTGATGTCCTGAAAGAGATTACGGAGAGAAAAAACCTTGTGGTGTCCACCGGAGGCGGCATTGTAGTCACCAGAGGAAACATGGAGCTTATGCGCTCTGCGGGCAGCCTCATCACTCTGATGGCTTCGCCGGAGCAGATTTTCGATAGAATAAAGGACGATAAGGGCAGACCTCTTCTTCAGGTGGCAAACCCTTTGGATGAGATAAAGCAGCTTATTTACGACAGAGCGCCTTTTTACATAAATACCGACTGTATAGTGGAAACCACTGAACTCAGCCCCGAGGACGCGGCGGAAGAGATAATAAGGTTTGTGGAAAATGCGTAG
- a CDS encoding selenium metabolism-associated LysR family transcriptional regulator, translating into MDFKQIEAFVYVAKYKSFSRAAEKLLLSQPTISTHISTLEEQLGVKLFDRLSKEVILTEAGQVFYPYAVDILDLRERSQEAIKEFLNEISGHLHIGYSTVPAEFILPEVIRKFKEEYPKTFFTLDINGTQNVVQRLSDGILDLAIVARKIPKKDLEYKVLLRDKIVLVVHKNHKFFDRASVFLEEILQESFIIREMGSGTRAAVEHAFKQKGYDFESLDAVAMLSSTYSIKHAVKRQLGIAFMSQMALSEDECGGGIKAIPITDLVVEKEIYVVYSKKRTNKKLMKHFIDTLLKHAKE; encoded by the coding sequence ATGGATTTTAAACAGATAGAAGCATTCGTCTATGTAGCGAAATACAAATCCTTTTCCCGTGCGGCTGAAAAGCTTCTTCTCAGCCAGCCGACAATCTCAACGCACATAAGCACCCTTGAAGAACAGCTTGGAGTAAAGCTTTTTGACAGGCTCTCCAAAGAGGTTATCCTCACCGAGGCAGGACAGGTTTTCTATCCCTATGCCGTGGATATTCTCGATCTGCGTGAGCGCTCTCAGGAAGCGATAAAAGAATTTCTCAACGAAATCAGCGGGCATCTGCATATCGGCTACAGTACCGTCCCCGCGGAGTTCATACTTCCCGAAGTCATCAGGAAATTTAAGGAGGAGTATCCCAAAACCTTCTTCACTCTTGACATAAACGGCACTCAGAACGTTGTTCAGAGGCTGTCCGACGGCATACTCGACCTTGCTATCGTGGCGAGGAAGATCCCCAAAAAAGATCTTGAGTACAAGGTGCTCCTGAGAGACAAGATTGTTCTCGTAGTCCACAAAAACCATAAATTCTTTGACCGTGCCAGCGTCTTCCTTGAGGAGATACTTCAGGAGAGCTTCATAATAAGAGAGATGGGCTCCGGCACCAGAGCCGCAGTGGAGCACGCCTTCAAGCAGAAGGGGTACGATTTTGAATCCCTTGACGCTGTCGCCATGCTCAGCTCCACATACTCCATCAAGCACGCTGTCAAACGTCAGCTCGGTATAGCCTTCATGAGCCAGATGGCGCTCTCCGAGGATGAGTGCGGCGGCGGAATAAAAGCCATACCCATCACGGATCTTGTCGTTGAAAAAGAGATCTATGTGGTTTACAGCAAAAAACGCACTAACAAGAAGCTTATGAAGCATTTCATCGATACGCTGCTGAAACACGCGAAAGAGTGA